One genomic region from Branchiostoma lanceolatum isolate klBraLanc5 chromosome 7, klBraLanc5.hap2, whole genome shotgun sequence encodes:
- the LOC136439371 gene encoding large ribosomal subunit protein eL14-like isoform X2: MLFLSAILLKMVYRRFVEIGRVAFVRFGPDEGKLCTVVDIVDQNRALIDGPNIRRKAISFKFLHLTGIVITIAHGCGTSAVKKAWEKEGVEEKWCQSTWYKKLQMKATRRQLSDFDRFKLMKVKQRRSWLIKMEMGRLKKAQKK; this comes from the exons ATGCTCTTCCTTTCCGCCATCTTGCTGAAAATG GTGTACAGACGGTTTGTTGAGATCGGCCGCGTGGCCTTCGTGCGGTTTGGACCGGATGAGGGCAAGCTGTGCACTGTGGTGGACATTGTCGACCAGAACAGG GCTCTTATCGATGGCCCCAACATCCGGCGTAAGGCCATCAGCTTCAAGTTCCTCCATCTGACCGGGATCGTGATCACCATCGCGCACGGCTGCGGCACCAGTGCCGTGAAGAAGGCGTGGGAGAAGGAGGGCGTGGAGGAGAAGTGGTGCCAGTCCACCTGGTACAAGAAGCTCCAGATGAAGGCCACG AGAAGACAGCTCTCTGACTTTGACCGCTTCaagttgatgaaggtcaagCAAAGG CGTTCCTGGCTGATTAAGATGGAGATGGGCCGTCTGAAGAAGGCGCAGAAGAAGTGA
- the LOC136439371 gene encoding large ribosomal subunit protein eL14-like isoform X1 yields MWLHQAPKDYNTTRSQDVYRRFVEIGRVAFVRFGPDEGKLCTVVDIVDQNRALIDGPNIRRKAISFKFLHLTGIVITIAHGCGTSAVKKAWEKEGVEEKWCQSTWYKKLQMKATRRQLSDFDRFKLMKVKQRRSWLIKMEMGRLKKAQKK; encoded by the exons ATGTGGCTGCATCAAGCTCCTAAAGATTATAACACCACAAGAAGTCAAGAT GTGTACAGACGGTTTGTTGAGATCGGCCGCGTGGCCTTCGTGCGGTTTGGACCGGATGAGGGCAAGCTGTGCACTGTGGTGGACATTGTCGACCAGAACAGG GCTCTTATCGATGGCCCCAACATCCGGCGTAAGGCCATCAGCTTCAAGTTCCTCCATCTGACCGGGATCGTGATCACCATCGCGCACGGCTGCGGCACCAGTGCCGTGAAGAAGGCGTGGGAGAAGGAGGGCGTGGAGGAGAAGTGGTGCCAGTCCACCTGGTACAAGAAGCTCCAGATGAAGGCCACG AGAAGACAGCTCTCTGACTTTGACCGCTTCaagttgatgaaggtcaagCAAAGG CGTTCCTGGCTGATTAAGATGGAGATGGGCCGTCTGAAGAAGGCGCAGAAGAAGTGA